The Dokdonella koreensis DS-123 genome has a segment encoding these proteins:
- a CDS encoding GEVED domain-containing protein: MKRLSLAVLACLATGFAGAAGVQQARWATALPFAVAGTTTPAGAFPAPYCAENFSNNVEPISRVVFAGIDNTSPTTVGSPATQPAHQNFTAITGTVAIDGVYPIAVEGNTDGDFTTAIIAYIDWNQNGTFETDERYQVGTLFDTTGADGVQATSSITVPATALTGSTRMRVSKKFTSATPPAFPVPCNTAGYGQAEDYTLTVTGGGGGGQAWDFDDVTAPALPADWTATVDAAGGTWATQTTTVDTAPNAAYVAEVGSIGSSYLNSPSVDVPAAGAQLSFRHRFNLEAGFDGAVLEIAIDGGAFADIITAGGSFVEGGYNGTISSAWQSPIPGRAAWTGSQAAFATTTVDLPPSANGQSVVLRWRVANDVSDTATAPNGWWVDTITLDEAAGPTDPIAEVTPASLSFSLAADATGTSPLTIANIGAGTLTFAITEATPAADASRGYSEAFSSKAAYQASLELGDVSLGQSQAMSQVPTKAFGGQVGPLAGREIPLRSIETPFGTAVDISQTASNAPTAGTGVGCGANGPPASTAVNSWWRRFYFNEHSISGSVQINSVTVASESGPSIPVTVNVYTIPSSVAVDTIPTAQLTLIGTGTGTVGGALTTTTVPITGAVVDDTAGKNLVVEYHVEPSTAGRLFPGANSSAETHPTFMSSVTCGLANPTNVANVGAGFPNFHLVMVVNVSPAGPPTGCAAPSDVPWLSVTPASGSVNAGSSADVTVGADATGLTAGESYEATLCVATNDAANPLIQVPVSLNVTAGCPSDRIYANGFDDLSDGSCGSSGPTVYTDRAAFVAAIGAGFYEEPFTGVPTGAVNAPLPFTGGGFSYSIFTQTGAASGLWPDPGIISTADASDQIVITFTTPVNAVGGNFWATNISVQPTGTPVVITLSDGTVETVTVSAANTFRGFTTSAPITSLTIDAPEAVPGASPFFWSTLDNLIVGSAN; this comes from the coding sequence ATGAAGCGATTGAGTCTGGCAGTCCTTGCCTGCCTCGCGACCGGCTTTGCCGGTGCCGCGGGAGTGCAGCAAGCACGGTGGGCCACGGCGTTGCCGTTTGCCGTTGCGGGCACAACGACGCCGGCCGGGGCATTCCCGGCGCCGTATTGTGCCGAGAACTTCTCCAATAACGTCGAGCCGATCAGCCGCGTGGTCTTCGCCGGCATCGACAACACCTCGCCGACCACGGTCGGTTCGCCGGCCACCCAGCCGGCCCATCAGAACTTCACCGCCATCACCGGCACGGTCGCCATCGACGGCGTCTACCCGATCGCGGTCGAAGGCAACACCGACGGCGACTTCACGACCGCCATCATCGCCTACATCGACTGGAACCAGAACGGGACCTTCGAGACCGACGAGCGCTACCAGGTCGGTACGCTGTTCGATACCACCGGTGCCGACGGCGTCCAGGCGACCTCGTCGATCACGGTCCCCGCGACCGCGCTCACCGGCAGCACGCGCATGCGCGTCTCCAAGAAGTTCACCAGCGCGACGCCGCCAGCCTTCCCGGTGCCGTGCAACACGGCCGGCTACGGCCAGGCCGAGGACTACACGCTCACGGTCACCGGCGGTGGTGGCGGTGGCCAGGCCTGGGACTTCGACGACGTGACCGCGCCGGCGCTGCCGGCCGACTGGACCGCGACGGTTGACGCCGCCGGCGGCACCTGGGCCACGCAGACGACGACGGTCGACACCGCGCCGAATGCGGCCTATGTCGCCGAGGTCGGCTCGATCGGCAGCTCCTACCTCAACAGCCCGTCGGTCGACGTACCGGCCGCTGGCGCCCAGCTCAGCTTCCGTCACCGCTTCAATCTCGAAGCCGGCTTCGACGGTGCGGTGCTCGAGATCGCCATCGACGGCGGCGCCTTCGCCGACATCATCACCGCCGGCGGCAGCTTCGTCGAAGGTGGCTACAACGGCACCATCAGCAGCGCCTGGCAGAGCCCGATCCCCGGCCGTGCGGCCTGGACCGGCTCGCAGGCGGCCTTCGCGACGACCACGGTCGACCTGCCGCCCTCGGCCAACGGCCAATCGGTCGTGCTGCGCTGGCGTGTCGCCAACGACGTCTCCGATACGGCCACCGCGCCGAACGGCTGGTGGGTCGACACGATCACGCTCGACGAAGCGGCCGGTCCGACCGATCCGATCGCCGAAGTGACGCCGGCTTCGCTGTCGTTCTCGCTGGCGGCCGATGCCACCGGTACCAGCCCGCTGACGATCGCCAATATCGGCGCCGGCACGCTGACCTTTGCGATCACCGAGGCGACGCCGGCGGCGGACGCATCGCGCGGCTATTCGGAAGCCTTCTCGTCGAAGGCGGCCTACCAGGCCTCGCTCGAGCTGGGCGACGTGTCGCTGGGCCAATCCCAGGCCATGAGCCAGGTTCCGACGAAGGCCTTCGGCGGCCAGGTTGGTCCGCTGGCCGGTCGTGAGATCCCGCTGCGCTCGATCGAGACGCCGTTCGGTACGGCCGTCGACATCTCGCAGACCGCGTCCAATGCGCCGACTGCAGGCACGGGCGTGGGCTGCGGTGCAAATGGCCCGCCGGCCAGCACGGCCGTCAACAGCTGGTGGCGCCGGTTCTACTTCAACGAGCACAGCATCAGCGGCAGCGTGCAGATCAACAGCGTCACGGTGGCCTCCGAAAGCGGGCCGTCGATACCGGTGACCGTCAACGTCTACACGATCCCGAGCAGTGTCGCGGTCGACACGATCCCGACCGCCCAGCTGACCCTGATCGGTACTGGTACCGGCACCGTCGGTGGTGCGCTGACCACCACCACCGTACCGATCACCGGTGCCGTGGTCGACGACACGGCCGGCAAGAACCTGGTGGTGGAGTACCACGTCGAGCCGTCCACGGCCGGCCGTCTCTTCCCGGGTGCCAACAGCTCGGCCGAGACCCATCCGACCTTCATGTCGTCGGTGACCTGTGGCCTCGCCAACCCGACCAACGTCGCCAACGTCGGTGCCGGCTTCCCGAACTTCCACCTGGTGATGGTCGTCAATGTCAGCCCGGCCGGTCCGCCGACCGGTTGCGCGGCACCGTCCGACGTGCCGTGGCTGAGCGTCACGCCGGCCAGCGGCTCGGTCAATGCCGGCAGCTCGGCCGACGTCACGGTCGGTGCCGATGCCACCGGTCTGACCGCGGGCGAGTCATACGAGGCGACGCTGTGCGTGGCGACCAACGACGCGGCCAACCCGCTGATCCAGGTGCCGGTCAGTCTGAACGTCACCGCCGGGTGCCCGAGCGATCGCATCTACGCCAACGGCTTCGACGACCTGTCCGACGGCAGCTGCGGCAGCAGCGGTCCGACCGTCTACACCGATCGGGCGGCCTTCGTGGCGGCGATCGGCGCGGGCTTCTACGAGGAACCGTTCACGGGTGTGCCGACGGGTGCCGTCAACGCCCCGTTGCCGTTCACGGGCGGCGGCTTCTCGTACTCGATCTTCACGCAGACGGGTGCGGCCTCCGGCCTGTGGCCGGATCCGGGCATCATCTCCACCGCCGATGCGTCGGACCAGATCGTCATCACGTTCACCACGCCGGTGAACGCGGTCGGCGGCAACTTCTGGGCGACCAACATCTCGGTCCAGCCGACCGGCACGCCGGTGGTGATCACGCTCAGCGACGGCACGGTCGAGACCGTCACCGTCTCGGCGGCGAACACCTTCCGCGGCTTCACGACCAGCGCGCCGATCACCAGCCTGACGATCGACGCGCCGGAAGCGGTGCCCGGTGCCTCGCCGTTCTTCTGGTCCACGCTGGACAACCTGATCGTCGGCAGCGCCAACTGA
- a CDS encoding GNAT family N-acetyltransferase, with translation MTAFAIEHDETGRRFHVVVEGSLCLLEYTLAGTVMTITHTGVPDAVGGRGIAAALMRQALDTARGRGWRVVPACSYARVFVERYPEYADLLA, from the coding sequence ATGACCGCCTTCGCGATCGAGCACGACGAGACCGGCCGACGTTTTCACGTCGTCGTCGAAGGCAGTCTCTGCCTCCTCGAATACACCTTGGCCGGAACGGTCATGACGATCACCCATACCGGGGTGCCCGACGCGGTCGGCGGCCGCGGCATCGCCGCCGCGTTGATGCGGCAGGCGCTGGACACCGCGCGTGGCCGTGGCTGGCGCGTGGTGCCGGCATGCAGCTACGCGCGCGTGTTCGTCGAACGCTACCCGGAGTACGCCGACCTGCTGGCCTGA
- a CDS encoding zinc-binding metallopeptidase family protein encodes MNVFHCDHCGHLVFFENTQCVSCGHRLAWLPDAGVMAALAPGDDGTWTRSVPEAQGHRYRLCANDVEHAICNWAVRADEPQALCRSCRLTHVIPDLGVPGNHRAWQVLEAAKRRLLQTLLALHCPVDSKEDDPRDGLAFEFLADPPNPDAGPMLTGHADGVITVNIAEADDVERERRRKQLHEPYRTVLGHFRHEIGHYYWDRLLRDSPRLAAFRECFGDERADYAQALDRYYEAGPAADWQAAYVSAYASAHPWEDWAETWAHYLHMADALETVAACGLALVPQRGDEPALDATRLAGALAGGSFDGLVESWFPLTYLLNNLNRGLGLADAYPFVLSSPVIEKLRFVHETIAALRPPPAG; translated from the coding sequence GTGAACGTCTTCCACTGCGACCATTGCGGGCATCTGGTGTTCTTCGAGAACACCCAGTGCGTGAGCTGCGGCCATCGGCTGGCCTGGCTGCCCGACGCCGGCGTCATGGCGGCGCTGGCGCCTGGTGACGACGGGACCTGGACGCGGTCGGTGCCGGAGGCGCAGGGGCATCGCTACCGGTTGTGTGCGAACGACGTCGAGCATGCCATCTGCAACTGGGCGGTGCGTGCGGACGAGCCGCAGGCGCTGTGCCGGTCGTGCCGGCTGACCCACGTGATTCCCGACCTCGGCGTGCCGGGCAACCATCGCGCGTGGCAGGTACTGGAGGCGGCCAAGCGGCGCCTGCTGCAGACGCTGCTCGCGCTGCACTGCCCGGTCGACAGCAAGGAAGACGATCCGCGGGACGGGCTGGCCTTCGAGTTCCTGGCCGACCCGCCGAATCCGGACGCCGGCCCGATGCTGACCGGGCACGCCGACGGCGTGATCACCGTCAACATCGCCGAAGCCGACGACGTCGAGCGCGAGCGCCGCCGCAAGCAGCTGCACGAACCGTATCGCACGGTGCTCGGCCATTTTCGCCACGAGATCGGCCACTACTACTGGGACCGGCTGCTGCGCGACAGCCCGCGGCTGGCGGCGTTCAGGGAGTGCTTCGGCGACGAGCGCGCCGACTATGCGCAGGCGCTGGACCGGTACTACGAAGCCGGTCCCGCCGCCGACTGGCAGGCTGCCTACGTCAGTGCCTATGCCAGCGCGCACCCGTGGGAGGACTGGGCCGAGACCTGGGCGCATTACCTGCACATGGCCGATGCGCTGGAAACCGTCGCCGCCTGCGGCTTGGCGCTGGTGCCGCAGCGCGGCGACGAACCGGCCCTGGACGCGACGCGGCTGGCGGGGGCGCTGGCCGGTGGATCGTTCGACGGCCTGGTCGAGAGCTGGTTCCCGCTGACCTATCTGCTCAACAACCTCAACCGCGGCCTCGGCCTGGCCGATGCCTATCCGTTCGTGCTGTCCTCGCCGGTGATCGAGAAGCTGCGCTTCGTCCACGAGACGATCGCCGCGCTGCGGCCGCCGCCGGCGGGCTGA
- a CDS encoding M14 family metallopeptidase: MIARLVLGAAAAVASTSLAAGPVDALRTEAEQSGFVRTGRYAETIALCTAFATRYPEAVRCITFGRTPEGRPMQALIASRSGALDAPAAHARRLPVLLVQGGIHAGEIDGKDAGFLALREALDGTAAPGALERLVLVFVPVFNVDGHERFGRWNRPNQRGPEAMGWRTTAQNLNLNRDYAKAEAPEMQALLRLTGEWDPLLSMDLHATNGAQFEHDISVQIEPLHSGDEALQRIGRDLQAAVLDRLREQGSLPLAFYPSFVIEDDPASGFADGVPPPRFSHGYPPLRNRIGILVETHSWKTYPERVRSTRNTIVAVLERTARDGARWLAAAEAADTAAATLGGTPVALDYQAGERSRPIAFRGYAYTRTPSALSGALVTRYDERRPEVWTVPLRDDVQPRLRVTAPRGGYLVPPAEAGWLRAKLDLHGIAYRELDAPHRQAAVEAFRAERADFAPQPVEGRQRLTVEGRWRAEPRDLEAGTLFVPIAQAKARLVMALLEPQAPDAFLAWGWFNRAFERKEYMEAYVAEQVGREMMADPAVAAAFAQKLAQDPDFARDPAARLEFFYRRHASWDERYRLYPVLRTDAPRP, translated from the coding sequence ATGATCGCCCGGCTGGTCCTGGGCGCCGCCGCCGCGGTCGCCTCGACGTCCCTCGCTGCCGGCCCGGTCGACGCATTGCGTACCGAGGCCGAGCAGTCGGGCTTCGTGCGCACCGGCCGCTACGCGGAAACGATCGCGCTCTGCACCGCCTTCGCCACCCGCTATCCGGAAGCGGTCCGCTGCATCACGTTCGGCCGCACGCCGGAAGGACGGCCGATGCAGGCACTGATCGCCTCGCGCAGCGGCGCGCTCGACGCGCCGGCGGCACACGCGCGGCGCCTGCCGGTGCTGCTGGTGCAGGGCGGCATCCATGCCGGCGAGATCGACGGCAAGGATGCCGGCTTCCTGGCCCTGCGCGAGGCGCTCGACGGGACCGCCGCACCGGGCGCGCTCGAACGGCTGGTGCTGGTCTTCGTGCCGGTGTTCAACGTCGACGGCCACGAGCGCTTCGGCCGCTGGAACCGGCCCAACCAGCGTGGCCCCGAGGCCATGGGTTGGCGCACCACCGCCCAGAACCTCAACCTCAACCGCGACTACGCCAAGGCGGAGGCACCGGAGATGCAGGCGCTGCTGCGCCTGACCGGCGAATGGGATCCGCTGCTCTCGATGGACCTGCATGCGACCAACGGCGCGCAGTTCGAGCACGACATCTCGGTCCAGATCGAGCCGCTGCATTCGGGCGACGAGGCGCTGCAGCGGATCGGGCGCGACCTGCAGGCCGCCGTCCTCGATCGCCTGCGCGAACAGGGCTCGCTGCCGCTGGCGTTCTATCCCTCGTTCGTGATCGAAGACGATCCGGCCTCGGGCTTCGCCGACGGCGTTCCGCCGCCGCGCTTCTCGCACGGCTATCCGCCGTTGCGCAACCGCATCGGCATCCTGGTCGAGACGCATTCGTGGAAGACCTATCCCGAACGCGTGCGCAGCACCCGCAATACGATCGTCGCGGTGCTGGAACGCACCGCGCGCGACGGCGCGCGCTGGCTGGCGGCGGCCGAAGCGGCCGATACCGCGGCCGCCACGCTCGGCGGTACGCCCGTCGCACTCGACTACCAGGCCGGCGAACGCAGCCGGCCGATCGCGTTCCGCGGCTATGCCTACACGCGCACGCCCTCGGCGCTGTCCGGCGCGCTGGTGACGCGCTACGACGAGCGGCGGCCCGAGGTCTGGACGGTTCCGCTGCGCGACGACGTGCAGCCGCGCCTGCGCGTGACGGCGCCGCGCGGCGGCTATCTGGTCCCGCCAGCCGAGGCCGGCTGGCTGCGCGCCAAGCTCGACCTGCACGGCATCGCCTATCGCGAACTCGATGCGCCGCACCGGCAGGCCGCCGTCGAGGCGTTTCGCGCCGAGCGCGCCGACTTCGCACCGCAGCCGGTCGAGGGGCGCCAGCGCCTGACAGTCGAAGGCCGCTGGCGCGCCGAACCGCGCGATCTGGAAGCCGGCACGCTGTTCGTGCCGATCGCGCAGGCGAAGGCACGCCTGGTGATGGCCTTGCTCGAACCCCAGGCGCCCGACGCGTTCCTCGCCTGGGGCTGGTTCAACCGCGCCTTCGAGCGCAAGGAGTACATGGAGGCGTACGTCGCCGAACAGGTCGGGCGCGAGATGATGGCCGACCCGGCGGTCGCCGCGGCGTTCGCGCAAAAGCTGGCGCAGGATCCGGACTTCGCGCGCGACCCGGCCGCGCGGCTGGAATTCTTCTACCGGCGGCACGCCTCCTGGGACGAGCGCTACCGGCTCTATCCGGTACTGCGCACCGACGCCCCGCGGCCGTGA
- a CDS encoding PhzF family phenazine biosynthesis protein encodes MYVTRYLQLDVFPARLGGGNPLGVVVDADHWDSDRMQAFARWTGLVETTFLLTPRQPSAAYRVRIFTPQREIPFAGHPTIGSAHAALDTGLAHAVDGMLVQECEAGLLPIRVEGRAEARDLLVRAPAARILREGIDADPRLAALLDGRADGTLPPAFVEGGRRWWVAEFGSERQVRDWQPDHAAIGDLARRSDSLGLCIFARSADTGHDLVVRAFPAGVGIVEDPASGAANGLIAAYIAEREPHGALATGYRVSQGREMGHDARILVRIDAGAVWVGGHTRTIVDGQVHWAAR; translated from the coding sequence ATGTACGTCACCCGCTACCTGCAGCTCGATGTCTTTCCGGCCCGCCTCGGCGGCGGCAATCCGCTCGGGGTCGTCGTCGACGCCGACCACTGGGACAGCGACCGGATGCAGGCATTCGCCCGCTGGACCGGCCTGGTCGAGACCACCTTCCTGCTCACGCCGCGCCAGCCGTCGGCCGCCTATCGCGTCCGCATCTTCACGCCGCAGCGCGAGATCCCGTTCGCCGGCCACCCGACGATCGGCAGCGCCCATGCGGCGCTCGACACGGGCCTGGCACATGCGGTGGACGGCATGCTGGTCCAGGAATGCGAGGCGGGCCTGCTGCCGATCCGTGTCGAGGGCCGGGCGGAGGCGCGCGACCTGCTGGTGCGCGCGCCGGCCGCCCGCATCCTGCGCGAGGGCATCGACGCCGATCCGCGGCTGGCCGCCCTGCTCGACGGCCGCGCCGACGGCACGCTGCCGCCGGCCTTCGTCGAAGGCGGCCGGCGCTGGTGGGTGGCCGAGTTCGGCAGCGAACGCCAGGTACGCGACTGGCAGCCGGACCATGCCGCCATCGGCGACCTCGCCCGGCGCAGCGACAGCCTCGGCCTGTGCATCTTCGCGCGCAGCGCCGATACCGGGCACGACCTGGTGGTGCGCGCATTCCCGGCCGGTGTCGGCATCGTCGAGGATCCGGCCTCCGGTGCCGCCAACGGCCTGATCGCCGCCTACATCGCCGAGCGCGAGCCCCACGGTGCACTCGCCACCGGCTACCGCGTCAGCCAGGGCCGCGAGATGGGACACGACGCGCGCATCCTGGTGCGGATCGACGCCGGCGCGGTCTGGGTCGGCGGCCACACCCGCACCATCGTCGACGGCCAGGTGCACTGGGCTGCACGATGA
- a CDS encoding O-antigen ligase family protein encodes MTGAQAGGRFPWAALCVIAVLVLLPVGRLAELPLAIGAATALLLAARGRLPLHQPGLPLALALFAAYGLAALLSAAAAVQPDKTWSTIASVLRFGPFAAFTVWALRRPGDLRATGLATAAIVLLWLIDAWVQILTGHGVAGMAEAERITGIFGADNVKFGPVLATLSPFVLLAARDRFGRGGLAVAMTLVLVPVLMAGSRSAWIAYAVVCGALAWRETRRWPAFLALGAAAVALVAGAVLVLWQVSDRFDARADRSLRALEGTAHAIDEASAGRLAIWRTALAMSADHPWTGVGVRGFRHAYPHYAAGDDRFVDRETGTGAAHAHQIVLELLSETGATGLLLWLAGSFVALRAWHRAAPPARHRALAPGLALLAMVFPLNSHLAFYSAWWGLLFWWLIALYAAALGSGEDDAARPDP; translated from the coding sequence GTGACCGGCGCGCAAGCCGGCGGCCGCTTTCCCTGGGCCGCGCTGTGCGTGATCGCGGTGCTGGTGCTGCTGCCGGTCGGCCGCCTCGCGGAACTGCCGCTGGCGATCGGCGCGGCGACGGCGCTGCTCCTGGCCGCCCGCGGGCGGCTGCCGCTGCACCAGCCCGGCCTGCCGCTGGCACTGGCGCTGTTCGCCGCCTACGGGCTGGCGGCCCTGCTCTCGGCGGCGGCCGCGGTGCAGCCGGACAAGACCTGGTCGACCATCGCCAGCGTGCTGCGCTTCGGCCCGTTCGCGGCATTCACGGTCTGGGCGCTGCGGCGGCCCGGCGACCTGCGCGCCACCGGCCTGGCCACCGCCGCGATCGTGCTGCTGTGGCTGATCGACGCCTGGGTGCAGATCCTGACCGGCCACGGCGTCGCCGGCATGGCCGAGGCCGAGCGCATCACCGGCATCTTCGGTGCAGACAACGTCAAGTTCGGCCCGGTGCTGGCCACGCTCTCGCCGTTCGTGCTGCTGGCGGCGCGGGACCGGTTCGGCCGCGGCGGCCTCGCCGTCGCGATGACACTGGTGCTGGTGCCGGTACTCATGGCCGGCTCGCGCTCGGCCTGGATCGCCTACGCGGTGGTCTGCGGCGCGCTCGCCTGGCGCGAGACGCGGCGCTGGCCCGCGTTCCTGGCGCTGGGCGCCGCTGCCGTCGCGCTGGTCGCGGGCGCCGTGCTGGTGCTCTGGCAGGTCTCGGACCGCTTCGACGCGCGTGCCGACCGCAGCCTGCGCGCACTGGAAGGCACCGCGCACGCGATCGACGAGGCGTCCGCCGGCCGGCTGGCGATCTGGCGCACGGCGCTGGCGATGAGCGCCGACCATCCGTGGACCGGCGTCGGCGTACGCGGCTTCCGCCATGCCTATCCGCACTATGCCGCCGGCGACGACCGCTTCGTCGATCGCGAAACCGGGACCGGCGCCGCGCATGCCCACCAGATCGTGCTCGAACTGCTCAGCGAGACCGGCGCGACCGGCCTGCTGCTGTGGCTGGCCGGCAGCTTCGTCGCGCTGCGCGCCTGGCACCGTGCCGCGCCGCCGGCGCGCCATCGCGCGCTCGCGCCTGGCCTGGCGCTGCTGGCGATGGTCTTTCCATTGAACAGCCACCTGGCGTTCTACTCGGCCTGGTGGGGGCTGCTCTTCTGGTGGCTGATCGCGCTCTATGCCGCCGCCCTCGGCAGCGGCGAGGATGACGCCGCCCGGCCCGATCCCTGA
- a CDS encoding glycosyltransferase, translated as MSGPRLTVIQLVPALESGGAERSTLEIARALIAEGHRSIVVSAGGRLVAQLVEEGSEHVELPIGRKSLRTLGLIRHLRRLFVELRPDIVHARSRLPAWIGWLALRPLRPRPHFVTTMHGLNSPGRYSAIMTRGERVICVSNSVRDYALHHYPGTDPARLVVIPRGVDPAEFPFGYQPDDGWRAAFFDQFPQLRGAPLLTLPGRGTRLKGHADAIRLLADLGERGVAARLLLLGAREAGREAYIAELEALAASLGVADRLAITPPRSDVRDVLAISALILQLSNPPESFGRTVVEALALCRPVLGYAHGGVGELLSELYPAGRATPGDPARLAEHAAELLRLAPAIAPLASHRLADMQRDTLALYRDLAATS; from the coding sequence TTGTCCGGGCCCCGCCTCACTGTCATCCAGCTGGTTCCGGCGCTCGAATCCGGCGGTGCGGAGCGTTCCACGCTGGAGATCGCCCGCGCCCTGATCGCCGAGGGCCACCGCTCGATCGTGGTGTCGGCCGGCGGCCGCCTGGTCGCGCAACTGGTCGAGGAAGGCAGCGAGCACGTCGAGCTGCCGATCGGCCGCAAGTCGTTGCGCACGCTGGGCCTGATCCGCCACCTGCGGCGCCTGTTCGTCGAGCTGCGCCCGGACATCGTGCATGCACGCTCGCGGCTGCCGGCCTGGATCGGCTGGCTGGCGCTGCGGCCGCTGCGGCCACGGCCGCATTTCGTCACGACCATGCACGGCCTCAACTCGCCGGGACGCTACAGCGCGATCATGACGCGCGGCGAGCGCGTCATCTGCGTGTCCAACAGCGTGCGCGACTACGCCCTGCACCACTATCCCGGCACCGACCCGGCGCGCCTGGTGGTGATCCCGCGCGGCGTCGACCCGGCCGAGTTCCCGTTCGGCTACCAGCCCGACGACGGCTGGCGGGCGGCCTTCTTCGACCAGTTCCCGCAGCTGCGCGGCGCGCCGCTGCTGACCCTGCCGGGCCGCGGGACGCGGCTCAAGGGACACGCCGATGCGATCCGCCTGCTGGCGGACCTCGGCGAGCGCGGCGTCGCGGCGCGCCTGCTGCTGCTGGGCGCGCGCGAGGCCGGCCGCGAGGCCTACATCGCCGAGCTGGAAGCGCTGGCCGCTTCGCTCGGCGTCGCCGACCGGCTGGCGATCACGCCGCCGCGCTCGGACGTGCGCGACGTGCTCGCGATCTCGGCCCTGATCCTCCAGCTCAGCAACCCGCCCGAGTCGTTCGGGCGGACCGTGGTCGAGGCCCTGGCCCTGTGCCGGCCGGTGCTCGGCTACGCGCACGGCGGCGTCGGCGAACTGCTGTCGGAACTGTACCCGGCCGGCCGCGCCACGCCGGGTGACCCGGCGCGCCTGGCCGAGCACGCCGCCGAGCTGCTGCGCCTGGCGCCGGCGATCGCGCCGCTGGCCAGCCACCGGCTGGCGGACATGCAGCGCGACACGCTCGCGCTCTATCGCGACCTGGCCGCGACGTCGTGA
- a CDS encoding zinc-finger domain-containing protein, with protein sequence MPLPNPAAEHRIPANAENRYEVRRADLPLSCPMPGMSLWNSHPKVYLPIEAEGHAKCPYCGAEYVLVA encoded by the coding sequence ATGCCGCTTCCGAACCCCGCCGCGGAACACCGCATCCCGGCCAATGCCGAGAACCGCTACGAGGTCCGCCGGGCCGACCTGCCCCTGAGCTGCCCGATGCCGGGCATGTCGCTCTGGAACTCGCACCCGAAGGTCTACCTGCCGATCGAGGCCGAGGGGCACGCCAAGTGCCCGTACTGCGGCGCCGAGTACGTCCTGGTCGCGTGA
- a CDS encoding Yip1 family protein yields MDFTKLIERVKNILLTPKTEWPVIGAETTTVADLYKNYILILAALPAIFGFIQGSLIGTTIPFVNISLKVPVGIGIAQMLLTYGLSLGLMYVLALIVDALAPSFGGEKSLVQALKTLAYAWTPAWIVSVLGIVPAIGMLAALAALVYSIYLLYLGLPHTMKIPKERSGGYTAVTIIIGIVLSIVVGWVAAMFSGVSAYSARALQGQIGAIGIPAEAGKDTSLAKVEAWGEKMEAAGKKVEAAQKSGDGQVQAEAVGQLIGAALGGGDQVEALAPDALKPFLPESLAGWKRTAFSAEQNGAMGMQMSVATATYAGEDGKALHLEITDVGSAKGLLGLAGMANVQSQRESDDGYEKTWKENGRLVNEKWDGPSRRGEYSIILGDRFTVELSGTVDNIDQLKSALAGLDLAGLEALKNQGVKRG; encoded by the coding sequence ATGGATTTCACGAAACTGATCGAGCGGGTCAAGAACATCCTGCTCACGCCGAAGACCGAATGGCCGGTCATCGGTGCGGAGACCACCACGGTCGCCGACCTGTACAAGAACTACATCCTGATCCTGGCCGCGCTGCCGGCGATCTTCGGCTTCATCCAGGGCAGCCTGATCGGCACGACGATCCCGTTCGTCAACATCTCGCTGAAGGTGCCGGTCGGCATCGGCATCGCCCAGATGCTGCTGACCTACGGCCTCTCGCTCGGCCTGATGTACGTGCTGGCGCTGATCGTCGACGCGCTGGCGCCGAGCTTCGGCGGCGAGAAGTCGCTGGTGCAGGCGCTCAAGACGCTCGCCTACGCCTGGACGCCGGCCTGGATCGTGTCGGTGCTGGGGATCGTGCCGGCCATCGGCATGCTGGCCGCCCTGGCCGCCCTGGTCTACAGCATCTACCTGCTGTACCTGGGCCTGCCGCACACGATGAAGATCCCGAAGGAACGTTCCGGCGGCTATACGGCGGTGACGATCATCATCGGCATCGTGCTTTCGATCGTGGTCGGCTGGGTGGCGGCGATGTTCTCCGGCGTCAGCGCCTACAGCGCGCGCGCGCTGCAGGGCCAGATCGGCGCCATCGGCATTCCGGCCGAGGCCGGCAAGGACACCTCGCTGGCGAAGGTCGAGGCCTGGGGCGAGAAGATGGAAGCGGCCGGCAAGAAGGTGGAGGCGGCGCAGAAATCCGGCGACGGTCAGGTGCAGGCCGAAGCCGTCGGCCAGCTGATCGGCGCGGCGCTCGGCGGCGGCGACCAGGTCGAGGCGCTGGCGCCCGACGCGCTCAAGCCGTTCCTTCCCGAGTCGCTCGCCGGCTGGAAGCGCACCGCGTTTTCGGCCGAGCAGAACGGCGCGATGGGCATGCAGATGTCGGTGGCCACGGCCACCTATGCGGGCGAGGACGGCAAGGCCCTGCACCTGGAGATCACCGACGTCGGCAGCGCCAAGGGCCTGCTCGGCCTCGCCGGCATGGCCAACGTGCAGAGCCAGCGCGAGTCCGACGACGGCTACGAGAAGACCTGGAAGGAGAACGGGCGCCTGGTCAACGAGAAGTGGGACGGCCCTTCACGCCGCGGCGAGTACAGCATCATCCTCGGCGACCGCTTCACGGTCGAGCTCTCGGGGACGGTCGACAACATCGACCAGCTCAAGTCGGCCCTTGCCGGCCTCGACCTGGCGGGCCTCGAAGCGCTGAAGAACCAGGGCGTCAAGCGCGGCTGA